A window from Desulfobaccales bacterium encodes these proteins:
- a CDS encoding NADH-quinone oxidoreductase subunit J, with amino-acid sequence MNIYVIFFYILAVIIVAFTLLAITRRNVMHAIVYLVGSFIANALLFYLLGAPFLAILEVVVYAGAIMVLFLFIVMMLEIKRDERTLWPFLRQWLPALALAGTSFIVMFVLIFLESGSNLSLTLVMASPLAFGRFLFQKYWLGVEIASYLLFVALVGGLYLGRGEKTGD; translated from the coding sequence ATGAACATCTACGTCATATTCTTTTACATCCTGGCCGTCATCATCGTGGCTTTCACCCTCCTGGCCATCACCCGGCGCAACGTCATGCACGCCATCGTTTACCTGGTAGGTTCCTTCATTGCCAACGCTCTGTTGTTCTATCTCCTGGGGGCGCCTTTTCTGGCGATCCTGGAAGTGGTCGTTTACGCCGGGGCCATCATGGTGCTGTTCCTCTTCATCGTCATGATGCTGGAAATCAAGCGAGACGAACGGACCCTATGGCCCTTTCTGCGACAATGGTTGCCGGCCCTGGCCCTGGCCGGGACCTCGTTTATCGTCATGTTCGTGCTCATTTTCCTGGAGTCGGGCAGCAACCTGTCCCTGACTCTGGTCATGGCATCGCCTCTGGCCTTTGGCCGTTTTCTCTTCCAGAAATATTGGCTGGGCGTGGAGATAGCTTCTTACCTTTTGTTCGTGGCCCTGGTAGGCGGCTTATACCTTGGCCGGGGCGAAAAAACCGGAGACTGA
- the nuoK gene encoding NADH-quinone oxidoreductase subunit NuoK: MVTLVPYSHVLILAAILFVLGAGCAIARRTLIMILIGVEVMLSAAGLAFIGAAMRWQQLDGQAFVIFIMAVAASEVAVGLALVVYSQRRTGSVNADDYDLMKG; encoded by the coding sequence ATGGTCACCCTTGTGCCTTACAGTCACGTGCTCATCCTGGCGGCGATCCTCTTTGTGCTGGGGGCCGGCTGCGCCATTGCGCGCCGCACCCTTATCATGATCTTGATCGGCGTGGAAGTAATGCTCAGCGCCGCGGGCCTGGCCTTTATCGGGGCCGCCATGCGCTGGCAGCAGTTGGACGGCCAAGCCTTCGTCATCTTCATCATGGCCGTGGCGGCCTCCGAGGTGGCGGTGGGCCTGGCCCTGGTCGTCTATTCCCAGCGCCGCACCGGTTCGGTGAATGCGGATGACTATGATCTTATGAAGGGCTAA
- the nuoL gene encoding NADH-quinone oxidoreductase subunit L, with translation MKIVLLLLLIFPLTGGILNAAIGRLLPRRLSEVIACLGVLGALVMAAVALGLAGKGTYDLTFFPWIRVGEFSAAMNVHYDPLAASMALMVTFVSSIIHIYSVVFMRKDSDYVRYFTYLNLFVFAMLVITVADNLIFVYLGWEGVGFCSYALIGFWYTNEDFANAGRKAFIVTRIGDIAFGVALGLFFILFQSFSINYIDSHVSSLSTNMATVLALLLLWTAAGKSAQLPLTVWLPDAMAGPTPVSALIHAATMVTAGVYLLIRLFPVVQMAPIALLIIAVIGSLTTLYGALAALAQTDVKRILAYSTISQVGYMILAVGAADIVGGMFHLLSHAFFKSLLFMSAGCVIQAMDEEHSIFKMGNLHRLIPMVSYVFLAGALCLSAFPLLGGYFSKDRILLATFIYPDSTYKVLWFIALFAAFLTPLYTFRGYFIIFLKRPGGRQAGEVEPLPKAMVWVLWPLVILALFDGLLNLPGGIGKNFLGHYLDTVPGARPDLGASVSLEWIMGIISASIVVVSMLLAYFRYAHRPVKEPEHRGFHEFLFSGLYLDRAYQIIFVRPYQSMTEFIKVRVEDRVVEPLIDISAMRSFQHFWNVAKYLWLAVDERSVDQSYAKSARGFISFSRVLGYWTTGRLSTYLTMLLLGLTIFLVILAYCWFY, from the coding sequence GTGAAAATCGTTCTCCTGCTCCTGCTGATCTTTCCCCTCACGGGCGGCATCCTCAATGCCGCTATCGGCCGGCTGTTACCCCGGCGCCTCTCCGAGGTGATCGCCTGCTTAGGCGTTCTGGGAGCCCTGGTCATGGCCGCTGTTGCCCTGGGCCTGGCCGGAAAAGGGACCTACGACCTCACCTTCTTCCCCTGGATTAGAGTAGGTGAATTTTCCGCCGCCATGAACGTCCATTACGATCCTCTGGCTGCGTCCATGGCCCTTATGGTCACCTTCGTCTCCAGCATCATCCACATCTATTCTGTGGTCTTCATGCGCAAAGACTCCGATTATGTCCGATATTTCACCTACCTGAATCTTTTTGTCTTTGCCATGCTGGTGATCACCGTGGCCGACAACCTGATCTTCGTTTATCTGGGCTGGGAAGGGGTGGGATTCTGCTCCTATGCCCTCATCGGCTTCTGGTATACCAATGAGGACTTCGCTAATGCCGGCCGCAAGGCCTTTATTGTAACGCGCATCGGCGATATCGCCTTCGGGGTGGCCCTGGGCCTGTTTTTCATACTATTTCAGAGTTTTTCCATCAACTACATTGATAGCCATGTCTCTTCTCTCAGCACTAACATGGCTACCGTTTTAGCCCTGCTGCTCCTGTGGACCGCGGCTGGCAAATCGGCCCAACTGCCTTTGACCGTCTGGTTGCCGGACGCCATGGCCGGGCCCACCCCGGTGTCGGCCCTGATTCACGCCGCCACCATGGTCACCGCCGGAGTTTATCTGCTCATACGGCTGTTTCCGGTGGTGCAGATGGCTCCCATCGCCTTATTAATCATTGCCGTTATAGGCTCCTTGACCACCCTTTATGGCGCCCTGGCAGCACTCGCTCAAACCGACGTCAAACGGATACTGGCTTATTCCACCATCAGCCAGGTGGGTTATATGATCCTGGCCGTGGGCGCCGCCGACATCGTGGGCGGCATGTTCCACCTCCTGTCCCACGCCTTCTTTAAGTCGCTGTTATTCATGTCGGCAGGCTGTGTCATCCAGGCAATGGATGAAGAGCACAGCATTTTCAAGATGGGCAACCTCCACCGCTTAATTCCCATGGTCTCCTATGTATTTCTGGCTGGAGCCTTGTGCCTGAGCGCCTTTCCGCTCTTGGGAGGCTATTTCAGCAAAGATCGCATTCTGCTGGCCACCTTCATTTATCCTGATTCTACGTATAAAGTCCTCTGGTTCATCGCCTTGTTTGCCGCCTTCTTAACACCGTTGTACACGTTTAGAGGTTACTTCATCATATTCTTGAAGCGTCCCGGCGGCCGCCAGGCCGGAGAAGTTGAGCCCCTGCCCAAAGCCATGGTCTGGGTTTTGTGGCCATTAGTCATCCTGGCTTTATTTGATGGTCTATTAAACCTCCCGGGTGGGATCGGCAAGAATTTTCTGGGCCATTATCTCGACACTGTCCCCGGGGCCCGGCCCGACTTGGGGGCTTCCGTGTCGCTGGAATGGATCATGGGGATCATCAGCGCCTCCATAGTAGTGGTCTCCATGCTCCTGGCCTATTTCCGCTATGCCCATCGCCCGGTCAAAGAACCCGAGCACCGGGGTTTTCATGAGTTCTTGTTCTCCGGTCTCTATCTGGACCGGGCTTATCAGATCATTTTCGTCCGCCCTTATCAGAGCATGACCGAATTTATTAAGGTGCGAGTGGAAGATCGAGTCGTTGAGCCGCTTATCGACATCTCCGCCATGAGATCATTTCAGCATTTCTGGAATGTCGCCAAATATCTCTGGCTTGCCGTTGACGAACGCAGTGTTGATCAAAGTTACGCCAAAAGCGCCAGGGGCTTCATCTCCTTCTCCCGCGTCCTGGGATACTGGACTACCGGCAGGCTTTCCACCTACCTGACGATGTTACTGTTGGGACTGACCATATTCTTGGTGATTTTGGCTTATTGTTGGTTTTACTAA
- a CDS encoding NADH-quinone oxidoreductase subunit M: MLLQFPLLTIIIFLPLVGGFLALATGNRYPLLCRWISLITTILEFFLITSILFLNLQPIAGPSGVWLLAEDYPWISSFGIRYGLGLDGVSLLLLLLTAFINILCVLISWSAITTKIGSFHFFLLFLESSVMGLFMATDLLLFYLFWEIQIIPMFFLIGIWGHENRVYAALKFVLFTLCGSLLMLLAMIALYVIHGQQTGVYTFAYYQLMHTQFSPTTEYLLYAAFMLAFAIKIPIVPLHTWLPSAHTQAPTAGSLDLAGLLLKTGFYAYFRFAIPLFPLAAQASTPFLIALGLAGMYYTSWIALAQSDIKRLVAYSSIGHMGLMVVGVAVWNTLTLSGSILQMVNHGLTTSALFLMVGMIGERIDSREFGELGGLWGKMPVFSFFFLFFALASLGLPGLNNFVGEILILVGLFQAGPLLGILGFGGLIFTVIYILRMVKDALFGEPRAEHVWVDVNAREIIILVAMAAPVLFIGLYPGPVLRLLDHPVKQLLVQFTGLATGG, encoded by the coding sequence ATGCTGCTGCAATTTCCTCTGCTGACCATAATCATATTCCTTCCCTTGGTGGGAGGATTTTTGGCGCTGGCCACCGGCAACCGTTATCCCCTCCTGTGTCGTTGGATCAGCCTCATCACAACAATTTTGGAATTCTTTCTGATAACCTCGATCCTCTTTCTGAATCTACAGCCTATTGCCGGCCCAAGCGGTGTCTGGCTGCTCGCGGAAGATTACCCCTGGATTTCGAGTTTTGGGATACGCTACGGCCTGGGGTTGGATGGAGTGAGCCTGCTCCTCCTGCTTCTCACGGCCTTTATCAACATCCTCTGCGTCCTCATTTCCTGGAGCGCCATTACCACCAAGATCGGCTCCTTCCATTTCTTCCTGCTCTTCTTGGAGTCCAGCGTTATGGGCCTGTTCATGGCCACCGATCTCTTGCTCTTTTACCTGTTTTGGGAAATCCAGATCATTCCCATGTTTTTCCTGATCGGTATCTGGGGCCATGAAAACCGGGTATACGCCGCGCTCAAGTTTGTTTTATTCACCTTGTGCGGCAGCTTGCTGATGCTCCTCGCCATGATCGCCCTTTATGTGATTCATGGGCAGCAAACCGGGGTTTATACCTTTGCCTATTACCAATTGATGCACACGCAATTTAGCCCCACCACTGAATATCTTCTCTATGCCGCCTTTATGCTGGCTTTTGCCATCAAGATCCCCATCGTGCCTCTCCATACCTGGTTGCCTTCCGCCCATACCCAGGCCCCCACGGCCGGCAGTCTGGATCTGGCCGGCTTACTCCTTAAAACCGGCTTTTATGCATATTTCCGCTTTGCCATCCCTCTCTTTCCCCTGGCGGCGCAAGCCTCCACCCCGTTCCTGATTGCCTTGGGATTGGCCGGCATGTACTACACCTCCTGGATCGCTTTGGCCCAAAGCGATATCAAAAGACTGGTTGCCTATTCCAGTATCGGCCACATGGGGCTGATGGTCGTGGGCGTCGCCGTCTGGAACACGCTGACCTTGAGCGGCTCCATCCTGCAAATGGTCAACCATGGCCTGACCACCTCGGCCTTATTCCTTATGGTGGGTATGATCGGTGAGCGCATCGACTCCCGGGAGTTTGGCGAATTGGGTGGCCTGTGGGGGAAGATGCCCGTGTTCAGCTTCTTTTTTCTGTTCTTTGCCCTGGCCTCCTTGGGTTTGCCGGGACTGAATAACTTCGTGGGCGAAATCTTGATTCTGGTAGGTCTCTTCCAGGCCGGGCCGCTTTTGGGCATCCTGGGCTTCGGCGGATTGATTTTTACGGTGATTTATATCCTCAGAATGGTCAAAGACGCCCTGTTCGGTGAACCGAGAGCAGAGCACGTCTGGGTGGATGTCAACGCTCGGGAAATAATCATACTCGTGGCCATGGCCGCCCCTGTTCTCTTCATCGGCCTGTACCCCGGGCCGGTATTGAGGCTCTTGGACCACCCGGTAAAGCAACTGCTGGTCCAATTCACTGGCCTGGCCACGGGAGGATGA
- the wrbA gene encoding NAD(P)H:quinone oxidoreductase, with protein MKILIVYYSMYGHILKMVRAAAEGAQAVAGAEVILRRVPDLEYNLPKLQGSTHAQDVLTQQKDIPLATIADLKDADGVIFGTPTRYGNMCAQMKQYFDQTIELWLTGALEGKPAGIVVSTASTHGGQETTALTMMAPLLHLGFIIVGVPYSTPGMLHTEGRGGTPYAASTIAGGRNELNPAPEDLEIAKALGRRVAEITKKLKS; from the coding sequence ATGAAAATCCTCATCGTCTATTACTCCATGTACGGCCACATCCTGAAAATGGTGCGGGCCGCAGCCGAAGGGGCGCAAGCAGTTGCCGGCGCCGAAGTCATCCTGCGCCGGGTTCCGGACCTGGAATACAATCTTCCCAAATTACAGGGTAGCACACATGCCCAGGATGTATTGACGCAGCAAAAGGATATTCCCTTGGCCACCATTGCTGATCTGAAAGACGCCGACGGCGTCATCTTCGGCACCCCAACCCGCTACGGCAACATGTGCGCCCAGATGAAACAGTACTTTGATCAGACCATCGAGCTGTGGCTTACCGGCGCCCTGGAGGGCAAGCCCGCGGGTATCGTGGTGTCCACGGCCAGCACCCATGGCGGCCAGGAGACTACCGCCTTGACCATGATGGCTCCCCTGCTCCACCTGGGCTTTATCATTGTGGGCGTGCCTTATTCCACCCCGGGTATGCTTCACACCGAGGGCCGGGGCGGCACGCCTTACGCCGCCAGCACCATAGCCGGCGGACGTAACGAACTCAATCCCGCTCCGGAGGACCTGGAGATCGCCAAAGCCCTGGGCCGCCGGGTAGCGGAAATTACCAAAAAGCTCAAAAGTTAG
- a CDS encoding NADH-quinone oxidoreductase subunit N, with protein sequence MATDWIGLLPILILAGGGTLIFLVGAFWRGRPESFLFALALLTALAAGAVALFLPSPNPTFEGMLDLGGYARFFTLLLMFITTVTLLFVRQYALAHGFSGDELYALLIFSVLGMVLVAIGINWVIFFLGLELLSLSLYVLIAIKKGEPYGNEAALKYFIMGAVASAFLTFGLGLLYAMTGTLQIAESLAAAQTFPDHLSVIILALALVLTGIGFKVSLVPFHLWTPDVYQGSPAPITAFLSTGSKVALFAALLRFCLLVAPPVWDYAWPMLWTLALLTMAVGNLTALYQTKVKRLLAYSSIAQMGYLFMTLLAVRDGGAPAVMFYLAVYAIMDLGAFGIIGTFSEGDPDLEELTDYQGLGYTHPWRAAILATCLISLAGLPPTAGFMGKLVLFRAVLQAHFTILAVLGMLTVVVSIYYYINFMIHLYMHERRACDPVAPACALIPPADLAIGLACAVILVGILWLGVIPDSLLQVISTITAALPKPV encoded by the coding sequence ATGGCAACCGACTGGATCGGCCTCCTCCCCATCCTGATTCTCGCGGGCGGCGGCACCCTCATCTTCCTGGTCGGCGCCTTTTGGCGAGGGCGGCCTGAAAGCTTCCTTTTTGCCTTGGCCCTGCTCACCGCCCTGGCCGCGGGTGCGGTGGCGCTGTTTCTGCCTTCTCCCAACCCGACCTTCGAGGGTATGCTGGACTTGGGCGGCTACGCCCGCTTCTTTACCCTGCTTCTGATGTTTATCACCACGGTGACCCTGCTCTTCGTGCGGCAATACGCCCTCGCCCACGGCTTTTCCGGTGATGAATTATACGCCCTGCTGATTTTTTCCGTCCTGGGGATGGTGCTGGTGGCCATCGGTATCAATTGGGTCATCTTTTTCCTGGGGTTGGAACTCTTGTCTCTGTCCCTCTACGTCCTCATCGCCATTAAAAAGGGCGAACCTTACGGCAATGAGGCGGCCTTGAAGTATTTCATCATGGGCGCAGTGGCCTCTGCCTTCCTGACCTTCGGCCTGGGATTGCTCTATGCCATGACCGGCACCCTTCAGATCGCCGAATCCCTGGCCGCGGCCCAAACCTTCCCCGACCACCTGTCGGTCATTATCCTGGCCCTGGCCCTGGTCCTCACGGGTATCGGCTTCAAGGTCTCCCTGGTGCCCTTTCACCTCTGGACCCCTGACGTGTACCAGGGGTCTCCGGCCCCCATCACCGCGTTTTTATCCACCGGCTCTAAGGTGGCCCTGTTCGCGGCTCTATTGCGGTTTTGCCTGCTGGTGGCGCCCCCGGTCTGGGACTACGCCTGGCCGATGTTGTGGACCCTGGCGCTCCTCACCATGGCCGTGGGCAACCTCACCGCCCTCTATCAAACCAAGGTCAAGCGGCTCCTGGCCTACTCCTCCATCGCCCAGATGGGTTACCTGTTCATGACGCTTTTAGCCGTCAGGGACGGCGGGGCGCCCGCGGTGATGTTCTACCTGGCGGTCTATGCCATCATGGACCTGGGAGCCTTCGGCATTATCGGGACGTTTTCCGAAGGCGACCCCGACCTGGAGGAGCTCACGGACTACCAGGGCCTGGGCTACACGCACCCCTGGCGGGCCGCCATCCTGGCCACCTGCCTCATCTCTCTGGCAGGTCTACCCCCCACCGCCGGGTTCATGGGAAAATTGGTGCTCTTCCGGGCGGTTCTCCAGGCCCACTTCACCATCCTGGCGGTGCTGGGCATGCTCACCGTGGTTGTCTCCATCTACTACTATATTAATTTTATGATCCACCTCTATATGCATGAAAGAAGGGCATGCGACCCGGTCGCCCCCGCCTGCGCCCTGATCCCCCCCGCCGACCTGGCCATTGGCTTGGCCTGCGCCGTGATCCTGGTAGGGATCCTCTGGTTGGGCGTCATCCCCGATTCCTTACTTCAGGTGATCTCAACCATCACCGCCGCTTTACCCAAACCGGTCTGA
- a CDS encoding 3-dehydroquinate synthase, with translation MPPPLTTIQQDIQVNFRYAVHFTRDLFAADNALFKDIVAPDSAGPPRKLLAVVDRSVHRRHPQLVSKIEAYCRRHPEAVTLVGAPLLFEGGEHLKNDALFVTILQQAIHAAGLCRHSYVVAIGGGALIDLAGFAAATAHRGIRLIRVPTTVMAQADASIGVKNGINAFGKKNFIGTFAPPAAVLNDADFLPTLTQRDWIGGVAEAVKIALIKDSDFFTFIEEHAETLAQRDLALMQQVIYRCALLHLDHIANGGDPFEFGSSRPLDFGHWAAHKLEHLSGFELGHGQAVALGMALDSTYAYLTGLLPQSQWQRILTTLRTLGFELYDPWMEAQYGLLDGLDDFREHLGGRLTIMLIWDIGQGIEVHDIEPDVVQQSLTILKKSASATPGYAARIAVQGAPRTGRRALAHTKLRQLRLLSSSKG, from the coding sequence ATGCCACCACCCCTGACCACCATTCAACAAGATATCCAGGTAAATTTCCGCTACGCCGTGCACTTCACCCGGGATCTTTTTGCCGCGGACAACGCCCTTTTTAAGGACATCGTGGCCCCGGACTCTGCCGGACCGCCCCGCAAACTCCTGGCGGTGGTGGATCGGAGCGTTCATCGGCGCCATCCCCAGCTTGTGTCCAAGATCGAAGCCTACTGCCGGCGCCATCCTGAGGCCGTCACCCTGGTGGGGGCGCCGCTTTTGTTCGAAGGCGGCGAGCATCTCAAGAATGACGCCCTCTTCGTCACTATCTTGCAGCAGGCTATCCATGCCGCCGGTCTCTGTCGCCACTCTTATGTGGTGGCCATCGGCGGGGGCGCTCTCATCGACCTGGCGGGCTTTGCCGCGGCTACGGCCCACCGGGGCATACGGCTGATTCGGGTTCCCACCACCGTCATGGCCCAGGCCGATGCTTCCATCGGCGTTAAAAACGGCATCAACGCCTTTGGCAAAAAGAATTTTATCGGCACCTTCGCCCCGCCGGCCGCGGTCTTGAATGATGCCGATTTTCTGCCCACTCTGACTCAGCGGGATTGGATCGGCGGCGTCGCCGAAGCTGTCAAGATAGCCCTGATCAAGGACTCGGACTTCTTCACCTTCATAGAGGAGCACGCCGAAACCCTGGCGCAACGGGACCTGGCCCTCATGCAGCAGGTGATCTACCGCTGCGCCCTACTCCACCTGGATCACATCGCCAACGGTGGCGACCCCTTTGAATTCGGCTCCTCCCGCCCCCTGGACTTCGGCCACTGGGCCGCCCACAAGCTGGAGCACTTAAGTGGCTTTGAGTTGGGGCACGGCCAGGCCGTAGCCCTCGGTATGGCACTGGATTCCACCTACGCTTATCTGACCGGACTCCTCCCCCAAAGCCAGTGGCAACGGATTCTCACCACCCTGAGAACCCTGGGCTTCGAGCTCTATGACCCCTGGATGGAGGCGCAGTACGGCCTTCTGGACGGCCTGGACGACTTCCGCGAGCACCTGGGCGGCCGCCTCACCATCATGCTTATTTGGGATATCGGCCAGGGGATCGAGGTACATGACATTGAGCCGGACGTGGTGCAGCAGAGCCTGACCATTCTGAAGAAGAGCGCCTCGGCCACTCCCGGGTACGCGGCCAGGATTGCGGTGCAAGGGGCGCCACGAACCGGTCGGCGCGCCCTCGCCCACACCAAACTCCGGCAGTTGCGTCTGCTGTCCTCCAGTAAGGGCTGA
- the eboE gene encoding metabolite traffic protein EboE → MQIGPEGFFHLTYCTKVHPGHGWEDLMTNLHSYVPALKARLAPQHAFGLGLRLSYAESVELLNGNRLAEFKDFLDHHNLYVFTLNGFPYGDLTGPTVKSGIFAPDWREEARVRYTLDLIEILRRLLPAGVEGSISTIPLSYKAWIAPADMEAWARMTCNLVRVTARLAQIKAEEGKLIHLDLEPEPDGLLEQSADVADYFRDWLLVGGAHLLAEKMQIDVPSARRLLLSHLQVCLDTCHLAVAYEDPVTALDNLAEYGIGVGKVQVTAGLKVELPQEKGPREALTRQLEPFACSPYLHQVIGRDNGGRGIRFPDLAPALPHLAQDDGCHWRIHYHMPLYVEQYQRLSSTCDETRAVLSLLKDQGFSRHLEIETYTWEWLPPDLKVDLLDSLHREYLWVLDAMAP, encoded by the coding sequence GTGCAAATCGGCCCGGAAGGTTTTTTCCACCTGACCTATTGTACTAAGGTCCATCCCGGCCACGGCTGGGAGGACTTAATGACCAACCTGCACAGCTACGTCCCGGCCCTGAAGGCCAGGCTGGCGCCGCAGCATGCCTTCGGCCTGGGTCTGCGTCTCTCCTATGCTGAAAGCGTTGAACTCCTGAACGGCAATCGGCTGGCCGAATTCAAGGACTTCCTGGACCATCACAACCTGTACGTCTTCACCCTCAACGGCTTCCCCTACGGTGATTTGACCGGTCCTACCGTGAAATCCGGGATTTTCGCCCCCGACTGGCGCGAGGAGGCCCGGGTCCGCTACACCCTGGACTTAATCGAGATTCTCCGGCGGCTGTTACCGGCCGGCGTGGAGGGCTCCATCTCCACCATTCCCCTGTCCTACAAAGCCTGGATAGCCCCAGCCGATATGGAGGCGTGGGCCCGGATGACATGTAACCTGGTGCGGGTAACCGCAAGACTGGCTCAGATTAAAGCGGAGGAGGGGAAGCTGATCCACCTGGACCTGGAGCCGGAGCCTGATGGTCTGCTGGAACAAAGCGCAGACGTGGCGGATTATTTCCGGGACTGGCTCCTGGTTGGAGGCGCCCACCTGCTGGCGGAGAAAATGCAGATCGATGTGCCCTCTGCCCGCCGGCTCCTGCTTTCGCACCTCCAGGTCTGCCTGGACACCTGTCATCTGGCCGTGGCCTACGAGGACCCTGTAACTGCTCTTGATAACCTGGCAGAGTATGGCATCGGCGTGGGTAAGGTCCAGGTCACCGCGGGCCTCAAAGTGGAACTGCCTCAAGAGAAAGGGCCGCGAGAAGCCCTGACCCGGCAATTGGAGCCCTTTGCCTGCTCCCCTTACCTGCACCAGGTCATCGGCCGCGACAACGGTGGCCGTGGGATCCGGTTTCCCGACCTGGCTCCCGCTCTGCCGCACCTGGCCCAGGATGACGGCTGCCACTGGCGCATCCACTACCACATGCCCCTCTATGTGGAACAGTATCAGCGCCTAAGCTCTACCTGCGACGAAACCCGGGCGGTCCTGAGCTTGCTCAAGGACCAGGGCTTTTCCCGCCACCTGGAGATCGAGACCTACACCTGGGA